One window of Nicotiana tomentosiformis chromosome 11, ASM39032v3, whole genome shotgun sequence genomic DNA carries:
- the LOC104120852 gene encoding protein SMAX1-LIKE 4-like: MRTGASNCAVQQTLTTEAASVLKHSLSLARRRGHAQVTPLHVAAILLTSRVSLLRRACLKSQPNHIATSHHHHHPLQCRALELCFNVALNRLPTSPGPLLHGQPCLSNALIAALKRAQAHQRRGCIEQQQQQQPLLAIKVELEQLILSILDDPSVSRVMREAGFFSTAIKSNIEESASSVSSVFQCYNSSPAGIYSTPSSPPNSENPTSNSFWNNSQNPLLFSPHKYNQINTASVDIKLVIDVLLRSNNNKRRNAVIVGDSASSTGGLVAELMGKVERGDVPEELKGSHFIKFQFTAAPLMLMKREEVELNISDLKRKVESLTGSSRRGVIIYTGDLKWTVDSLADQRGLSMSKKDYSTTVVNYYSPVDHLVAEIGRLVSSYNNSSSNAKVWLVATANYQTYIKCQMKQPPLDIQWSLQPISVPSGGLGFSLNCTSGHEPRIPFSQQIFEKKPVPSKEEEDALSCCAECSSNYEREARLNCGQQKTCALYSITCDTKDSDKGPSPLPDWLKPHDIDTTKKDDLAELKRKWSSLCQNLHQGKTNQSQISSVLCNEYNSSGKNYSFNSLYPWWPNQNSIITECKSISFCDPPSLKPNQGASTVPRFRRQQSCHIEFSFSNGNSKENQSVEPNLDSLKISEGKEVKITLALGNSKLSNTGSTLGEEMLKMLQENLPWQMENMHTILDVLMDFSTIKNWLLIQGNDSIGKQRLARVIAKSVFGSADLILCINMRKRENTNHHVELLNKSLRNNEKLVVLVEDVDFADSELLKFLVDAFENGSSSHLFILARTSDNLTDGNTESVIQMKLLVSENPGSVCIDHKRKLAEWELSLPNKTKSPRNDMMEDVSSITARNGKMKKEFTRQLSSNALDLNIKADEVDEEDENEARTDDFSPISSDLTRDTANDQHHNNDNNNPPLGFLDHIKNRLVLNRDSSQEKQMREVFMFKMRRSLEEVCGSKILDSFCLEEMVLEKVFEGCGSFLNSLFDEWLKDIFQTSLQMVDMDKLKEKEIVIIKLCLGKDEIGLHDGFKGSCLPRGIQVSIVN, translated from the exons ATGCGAACAGGAGCATCTAATTGTGCAGTGCAACAGACCCTCACCACAGAGGCTGCTTCAGTTTTGAAGCATTCTCTAAGCTTGGCCAGGAGAAGGGGCCATGCACAAGTCACCCCTCTTCATGTTGCTGCCATTCTCTTAACCTCAAGAGTCAGTCTTCTTAGAAGGGCTTGTCTCAAATCACAACCAAATCATATAGCcacttctcatcatcatcatcatcctcttCAGTGTAGAGCTCTTGAGCTATGTTTTAATGTGGCACTTAATAGGCTTCCAACAAGTCCTGGTCCACTTCTTCATGGCCAGCCTTGTTTGTCTAATGCTTTAATTGCTGCACTCAAAAGAGCACAAGCTCATCAGAGAAGAGGCTGCATAGAacaacagcagcagcagcagcctcTTTTGGCTATTAAGGTTGAGTTAGAGCAGCTCATTTTGTCCATTTTAGATGACCCTAGTGTTAGTAGGGTTATGAGAGAAGCTGGTTTCTTTAGCACTGCAATTAAAAGCAATATAGAGGAATCAGCTTCTTCTGTTTCTTCAGTCTTTCAGTGTTACAATAGTAGCCCTGCTGGGATTTACTCTACACCTAGCTCTCCTCCTAATTCTGAGAACCCTACTAGTAATAGTTTTTGGAATAATTCCCAAAACCCTCTTCTCTTTTCCCCTCACAAGTACAACCAAATTAATACAGCTTCTGTAGATATTAAGTTGGTTATTGATGTGTTGCTGAGGAGTAACAACAACAAGAGGAGGAACGCAGTGATAGTTGGTGACAGCGCGTCCAGCACAGGAGGGCTTGTTGCAGAACTGATGGGGAAAGTGGAGAGAGGAGATGTACCTGAGGAACTGAAAGGATCACACTTTATAAAATTTCAGTTCACAGCAGCACCACTCATGTTGATGAAAAGAGAGGAAGTGGAGCTGAATATCTCAGACCTGAAAAGGAAAGTGGAATCTCTTACAGGAAGTAGTAGAAGAGGAGTCATTATCTACACAGGTGACTTGAAATGGACAGTTGACAGTCTTGCTGATCAAAGAGGATTATCAATGTCTAAGAAAGATTACTCTACTACTGTTGTTAATTACTATAGTCCAGTTGATCATCTTGTAGCTGAGATAGGAAGGCTAGTTTCTTCCTACAACAACAGCAGCTCAAATGCAAAGGTTTGGTTGGTGGCTACAGCAAATTATCAGACTTATATCAAGTGCCAAATGAAACAACCTCCTCTTGATATTCAGTGGTCTCTTCAACCTATTTCTGTTCCATCTGGTGGTCTTGGCTTTAGTCTCAATTGTACAAG TGGTCATGAACCAAGAATACCATTCTCTCAACAAATATTTGAGAAAAAGCCAGTTCCTAGCAAGGAGGAAGAAGATGCACTCAGCTGTTGTGCAGAATGCAGCTCCAATTATGAAAGAGAAGCTAGGTTGAATTGTGGCCAGCAGAAAACTTGTGCATTGTATTCTATTACATGTGACACTAAGGATTCTGACAAGGGTCCATCCCCATTGCCTGATTGGCTCAAACCACATGACATTGATACCACTAAGAAG GATGATTTGGCTGAGTTGAAAAGAAAGTGGAGCAGCTTGTGCCAAAATCTTCATCAAGGAAAGACTAATCAAAGTCAAATAAGTTCAGTTTTGTGCAATGAATACAACAGCAGTGGGAAGAATTACTCCTTCAATTCACTGTACCCATGGTGGCCTAACCAGAACAGCATAATCACAGAGTGCAAATCAATTTCATTTTGTGATCCTCCAAGTTTGAAGCCTAATCAGGGAGCCAGCACTGTGCCAAGATTTAGAAGACAACAATCGTGCCATATCGAGTTCAGTTTCAGCAATGGCAACTCTAAAGAAAATCAATCAGTTGAGCCAAACTTGGATTCTCTTAAAATCAGCGAAGGGAAAGAAGTGAAAATCACGCTTGCTCTTGGGAATTCAAAGCTTTCTAACACCGGGAGTACTTTGGGAGAAGAGATGCTCAAAATGTTACAAGAAAATTTGCCATGGCAAATGGAAAACATGCATACTATTTTGGATGTATTGATGGATTTCAGCACAATCAAGAATTGGCTGCTGATTCAGGGGAATGACTCAATCGGGAAACAAAGATTGGCTCGAGTTATAGCAAAATCTGTATTTGGTTCTGCTGACTTGATCCTGTGCATAAACATGAGAAAGAGGGAAAATACGAATCATCACGTTGAATTGCTCAACAAGTCCTTAAGGAATAATGAAAAGCTTGTTGTCCTGGTGGAAGATGTTGATTTTGCTGATTCAGAGTTGTTGAAATTTCTTGTGGATGCCTTTGAAAATGGGAGCTCTAGCCATTTGTTCATCTTAGCAAGGACAAGTGATAATCTCACTGATGGAAACACAGAGTCTGTTATCCAGATGAAACTGCTGGTAAGTGAGAATCCTGGATCAGTATGTATTGATCATAAGAGAAAATTAGCTGAGTGGGAATTGTCTTTGCCTAACAAGACCAAGAGTCCAAGAAACGATATGATGGAAGATGTCTCCTCAATTACTGCTCGAAATGGGAAAATGAAGAAGGAATTCACTAGGCAATTGAGCTCAAACGCCCTTGACCTCAACATCAAAGCAGACGAGGTCGATGAGGAGGATGAAAACGAAGCCAGAACTGATGATTTTAGCCCCATTTCAAGTGACTTGACTCGCGACACAGCTAATGATCAACATcacaacaacgacaacaacaatCCACCACTTGGCTTTCTCGACCACATCAAGAACCGTCTTGTCTTGAACCGCGATTCATCTCAAGAAAAGCAAATGAGAGAGGTGTTCATGTTCAAGATGAGAAGGTCATTGGAGGAAGTCTGTGGGAGTAAAATACTAGACAGTTTCTGCTTGGAGGAAATGGTGTTGGAGAAGGTTTTTGAGGGGTGTGGTTCATTTCTCAACAGCTTGTTTGATGAATGGCTAAAAGACATTTTTCAAACGAGCTTGCAGATGGTTGACATGGACAAACTCAAAGAGAAAGAGATTGTGATTATCAAGCTTTGTTTGGGTAAAGATGAGATTGGCTTACACGATGGTTTCAAAGGTTCATGTCTTCCTAGAGGGATTCAAGTTTCTATCGTGAATTAA